The following nucleotide sequence is from Callithrix jacchus isolate 240 chromosome 12, calJac240_pri, whole genome shotgun sequence.
AAGTCTCATCCGGTGGGATTCAAACACATACACTTtcagcggggcgtggtggctcgtgcacACAGCGTGCTGGGAGGACACGAGACggaaagtttgaaaccagcctgcccaacatggtgaaaccccaacaatcagaggaaaaaaaaaaaagccaggcgtgctggcaggagcctcaggcaagagaatcacctgaacctgggaggcggaggttgcggtgagcccagatcacgccactatactctagcctgggtgacagagtgagactgtcccaaaaaaatcaatcaatacaaATGCTTTCTAAAGTAGCTTTAATATCACACAAGCAGCTCTTTGGTTTATAGTGAGAAAACAGAAGGAGCCAAGAAAGGCTCCCTGCTGGCCACTGGAGTCCAGGAGCCTCGGGAAGGCTGAGAGCCAGCCCTGACCAGCAGGCTGAGTCGTCCTGAGAAGAGCCAGTGAGGCCACCCCATCCACTTCACCAGGTTTCCCAGGGGAAGACATCCCCAATCCTGTTCTGAAGAGGGCTGAGGGGACGTTCCCTGGCAGGCCAGCGCCCAGGTGGTCCTGAGGcctgggaggtgggtgggggcagCAGAGGAAAGGCTCACTCCACGGGGTCGTCTCTAAGGACGGTGAGGACACGTGCGCCTCCCTCACAGAGCAGGCTGTGCGCAGCCCGGCAAAGGGTCAGCCAGGGTGGTCCCTGCAGCTGTGTGGCGCTTACCACGGGGAGGAGTTCAGCCATCAGGacctgggggcagggcagggccaagGTCTCAGGGCCACCTAGGCGCAGGGCAATCCCAGGACAGGCCTCAGGCCACCATGCTCTAGCCCCTCTCTCCTCCTGAGGCTCCATGCTCCATCCTGCTGTCCCTAGCCCAGTCTGACCAGTGCATTTCCCAACCCACACACAGACCTCAAGCTCACCCCCATCCTCCTGGGTCCTGGGGAGTGGAGCAGTCCAGCCCCTACCCTCAGGTCCTCCTCCTCTCAAGGCTGCGAACCCCTGTGGCCCACAGCCCCCCTACCCCAGGTGCCCTGTTGCCCCCAACCTCCTCTTCCAGAAGCACCTTTTCCAAGTGGATCTGCTGTTCCAGCATGGCCACTCGAAGCCTGAGGGCTGCCAGGGTCTGCAGCTCCTGGGTGCTGGAGTAGACAAGCAGCTGGGGGCTCCATGCAGGATCTGTTCCACCCCCACAGGATGGCGAGGTTCTGGGGGGCCTCCCCACAGGACATGGTCTTGGTGGCTGTTCTGCTACCGCTGTGTGCACAAGAGAATGTGGCCTTTGGGGTGGCAGCTGAACCCAGAGTCCAGCTTCTCCTGTGGGCTGGTGCCTGCCCACCCGGCATGTGCATCACTTGCCCTGCCTTTAGCGGGGAAAGGTGGGCTTTCAGGACAGCCCCGTGCAAGAAGGTGTGACGGGGGCCTGGACTCACTGGTAGGAAGTCCTCTGTGGGGGGCCCTCTGGCTGTGGGGGGCTCTCTTTACCGTGTTTAAGCATGACTTTTGTAAGACTGGCTTTTCTTTTGACAAATGATGTATCTTCACTCTGAAAAACTTCAAGCAATTAGAAAATCCACAGGAGGAAGGAAGCTCTATAGTCCGTAAGTAACCACCTCCTGTATGCCAGGCCAGTCACCTCCCGGGAGCTGATTCACACACtacttcttccattttttttgtttttgaggtcgagtcttgctctgtcgcccagagtgtctctctcagctcactgcaacctctgcctcctgggttcaagcaattctcgtgcctcactctcccaagtggctgggattacaggcgtgcgccataacacctggctaatttttgtatttttagtagacgagctttcaccatgttggccaggctggtctcgaactcctaacctcaatgatctgcccacctcagcctcccaaagtgctgggattacaggcgtgagccactgtgcccggcctcacatGCTTTTTCAAAAACGAGGTAAATAAGCAACTGCTGAGAGCAGTAACGTTCTGTGTTCAGGGAGCAGCGAGGAGGGCAACTGCCCTGAGGAAGGGAAGGCTGGCAGCTCCCACAGGACAACTGGGGAGACCAAGCACACTGGGGAGTGGCGTGGGAGGGGTGGAAGGGCCCACCAACTTGCTTCTGGTCCTTGGGCTGCTCACCCTTCCCTGAGGCACAGACAAGGCTGGCTACTGCGCCGTGTCCCCGGTCCAGACCTCAGTGCAGGTAGCAGGATGACGGTGGGGTCTCACCTGCACGCAGCTCCTGTAGCCTGTGCAGGCACTGGCCCACCATGGCCTGCAGCCCCTCCAGCGTGAGCAGGCAGCGGTACTCCTGCATCCAGTCCGTGGGGGCTGCAGAAGTCAGCGAGGGCAGGTGGAGTCCATGGCGGTCTGGAAACCCTCCCTGCACCCGCCCTCCACACTCCTCCCAAGACAGGCCCAGGACCACGCACCTGCTGAGAGCTCCTCCCTCATACGCAGTCTCAGCAGCGAGCAGGCCTTCCAAAGGCGCCCcgtctctgcctccacctcctcagtgCTGAGCCTGGGCTGGGGCCCGCCTGACTGGACGTGGGTCAGGAAAACCTCCCTGTGGCCAAGCCCCTCTGCTCCCACCAACAACCAGGTCTGGGAAGTGGCCCTGGCCATCCCACGCCAGCCCTTCCCGGGGCTTCTCCGAAGACCCGCCAGGGTCGAAGCCAGAGGCCCCCGGGGTTCCCGCGAGCCCAGAAAGGATACAGCTGTCTGCATGTTCTGGAGGAAACGGGTTTTAGCAGCAGCAGTATCCGTGGTCTGCATGGAACGGAGCTGGGCCCACAGGCTGGGTGCACACATGGGGCACCCCAGGAAACAGAGGGACATGGTTATACCAGACAGCAAGCTGGGCCCTGGGAGGTAGGCAAGGGCCCGGGTGGGGAC
It contains:
- the TEDC2 gene encoding tubulin epsilon and delta complex protein 2 isoform X7, which translates into the protein MLPRECSRRLVAELQGALDACAERQLQLEQSLRVCRRLLQAWEPTGTRALEPPPGPETKEEDPPPGTCCGCLWHSGRWLPRTQGEARSLPRQGQRRTGRHHQLRDRFERLSSGSLLSLLSEVTVMLKLCQLVSSIPFSQSVSSWFPAASGGPSWHSAEPDTQLGVPTRALAYLPGPSLLSGITMSLCFLGCPMCAPSLWAQLRSMQTTDTAAAKTRFLQNMQTASGGPQPRLSTEEVEAETGRLWKACSLLRLRMREELSAAPTDWMQEYRCLLTLEGLQAMVGQCLHRLQELRAAVAEQPPRPCPVGRPPRTSPSCGGGTDPAWSPQLLVYSSTQELQTLAALRLRVAMLEQQIHLEKVLMAELLPVVSATQLQGPPWLTLCRAAHSLLCEGGARVLTVLRDDPVE
- the TEDC2 gene encoding tubulin epsilon and delta complex protein 2 isoform X9, translated to MLPRECSRRLVAELQGALDACAERQLQLEQSLRVCRRLLQAWEPTGTRALEPPPGPETKEEDPPPGTCCGCLWHSGRWLPRTQGEARSLPRQGQRRTGRHHQLRDRFERLSSGSLLSLLSEVTVMLKLCQLVSSIPFSQSVSSWFPAASGGPSWHSAEPDTQLGVPTRALAYLPGPSLLSGITMSLCFLGCPMCAPSLWAQLRSMQTTDTAAAKTRFLQNMQTASGGPQPRLSTEEVEAETGRLWKACSLLRLRMREELSAAVAEQPPRPCPVGRPPRTSPSCGGGTDPAWSPQLLVYSSTQELQTLAALRLRVAMLEQQIHLEKVLMAELLPVVSATQLQGPPWLTLCRAAHSLLCEGGARVLTVLRDDPVE